The Streptomyces seoulensis genome contains a region encoding:
- a CDS encoding DUF692 domain-containing protein, with amino-acid sequence MRLGTGIGWRPEIAEAVAGMPGIDWVEVVAENVCPGHLPEPLLRLRERGVTVIPHGVSLGLGGADRPDEARLRALAERAEALGAPLVTEHIAFVRAGGPLTASPPLEAGHLLPVPRTRDALDVLCENVRIAQEALPVPLALENIAALFSWPGEEMSEGEFLAELVERTGVRLLIDVANLHTNHVNRGEDPAEALNRLPLESLAYVHVAGGFERDGVWHDSHAHPVPPPVLDILADLASRVAPPGVLLERDENFPGPAELERELAAIGEAVKKGGGAGRATAGTAAPTPPDASAGARQRVAVAQTAVLSALVARTPLPEGFDRGRMGVQARALAAKRADVVAKVAPELPLILGAGYREAFLGYARTRPMRGGYRQDALEFVTQLLKTGHPVDARARRALREWWLDRAGPAPRTPGPAAQLARRVLPGRR; translated from the coding sequence ATGCGACTGGGGACGGGGATCGGGTGGCGGCCGGAGATCGCGGAGGCCGTGGCGGGCATGCCGGGGATCGACTGGGTGGAGGTCGTCGCGGAGAACGTCTGCCCCGGCCATCTCCCGGAGCCCTTGCTGCGGCTGCGTGAGCGCGGGGTGACGGTGATCCCGCACGGCGTCTCCCTCGGCCTCGGCGGCGCGGACCGGCCGGACGAGGCCCGGCTGCGGGCGCTGGCCGAGCGGGCCGAGGCGCTGGGGGCGCCGCTGGTCACCGAGCACATCGCGTTCGTCCGCGCGGGCGGACCGCTCACCGCGTCACCGCCGCTGGAGGCCGGCCATCTGCTGCCCGTGCCCCGCACGCGGGACGCGCTCGACGTGCTGTGCGAGAACGTGCGGATCGCGCAGGAGGCGCTGCCGGTGCCGCTGGCGCTGGAGAACATCGCCGCGCTGTTCTCCTGGCCCGGCGAGGAGATGAGCGAGGGCGAGTTCCTGGCCGAGCTGGTCGAGCGGACCGGGGTACGGCTGCTCATCGACGTGGCCAACCTGCACACCAACCACGTCAACCGGGGCGAGGACCCCGCCGAGGCGCTGAACCGGCTGCCGCTGGAGTCGCTGGCCTACGTGCACGTCGCGGGCGGCTTCGAGCGGGACGGGGTCTGGCACGACAGCCACGCGCACCCCGTACCGCCACCGGTGCTGGACATCCTGGCCGACCTGGCGTCCCGCGTCGCACCGCCCGGCGTACTGCTGGAGCGGGACGAGAACTTCCCCGGACCGGCCGAGCTGGAGCGGGAGTTGGCGGCCATCGGGGAGGCGGTGAAGAAGGGCGGCGGGGCGGGGCGGGCCACAGCCGGCACGGCCGCCCCCACCCCGCCGGACGCCTCCGCCGGGGCCCGGCAGCGGGTGGCCGTCGCGCAGACCGCCGTACTGTCGGCGCTGGTGGCGCGGACACCCCTGCCCGAGGGGTTCGACCGGGGGCGGATGGGGGTGCAGGCGCGGGCGCTCGCGGCGAAGCGGGCGGACGTGGTGGCCAAGGTGGCACCGGAACTGCCGCTGATCCTCGGCGCCGGGTACCGGGAGGCGTTCCTCGGCTACGCGCGCACCCGGCCGATGCGCGGCGGATACCGGCAGGACGCGCTGGAGTTCGTCACCCAGTTGCTCAAGACGGGCCACCCCGTGGACGCGCGGGCGCGCAGGGCGCTGCGGGAATGGTGGCTCGATCGCGCGGGCCCGGCACCCCGGACGCCCGGCCCGGCCGCCCAGCTGGCCAGGCGGGTACTGCCGGGAAGGCGCTGA
- a CDS encoding TIGR04222 domain-containing membrane protein: protein MFWVILLLPAWAFAAIACTRLCLAAVRAAAADGSARASGQVRDLTLYETAFLSGGPSRVADLAMVRMARQRRLLLAHTGWATVVDPRGRDEMERSVLGAIGPQGQSRIAPVRAAAAGAEAVQRLADRLVGAGLAVPFDTGTTVAAGVRQVRAAAVAVLALGVTALLMPVPVDLPRFQIAMWFALPLVVTLSCLAIARVEVHPYPRWASPAGQRLLGELARRPAGDGDEGSFLTRLAMRGVRALNEPELRAAFTHRDAPGAHREH from the coding sequence ATGTTCTGGGTCATCCTCCTGCTTCCGGCCTGGGCTTTCGCCGCCATCGCCTGCACCCGGCTGTGCCTGGCCGCCGTCCGCGCGGCCGCCGCGGACGGCTCGGCGCGGGCGAGCGGCCAGGTCCGTGATCTGACGCTGTACGAGACGGCGTTCCTGTCCGGCGGCCCCTCCCGCGTCGCCGACCTGGCCATGGTCCGGATGGCCCGGCAGCGCAGGCTGCTGCTCGCCCACACCGGCTGGGCCACCGTGGTCGACCCGCGCGGGCGGGACGAGATGGAGCGGTCCGTCCTCGGCGCGATCGGCCCGCAGGGGCAGTCCCGGATCGCCCCCGTACGGGCGGCCGCGGCCGGTGCGGAGGCCGTGCAGCGGCTCGCCGACCGGCTGGTGGGCGCCGGACTCGCGGTCCCCTTCGACACCGGCACGACCGTGGCCGCCGGGGTGCGCCAGGTGCGCGCAGCCGCCGTGGCCGTGCTCGCGCTGGGCGTGACGGCGCTGCTCATGCCGGTCCCGGTGGATCTGCCGCGCTTCCAGATCGCCATGTGGTTCGCGCTGCCGCTCGTCGTCACCCTGAGCTGTCTGGCCATCGCCCGCGTCGAGGTGCACCCCTACCCGCGCTGGGCCTCCCCCGCCGGGCAGCGGCTCCTCGGCGAGCTGGCCCGGCGCCCGGCCGGGGACGGCGACGAGGGCTCCTTCCTCACCCGGCTCGCCATGCGCGGCGTGCGCGCCCTGAACGAACCCGAGCTGCGGGCCGCGTTCACCCACCGCGATGCGCCGGGGGCGCACAGGGAGCACTGA
- a CDS encoding alpha/beta hydrolase: MRAAALYSAAGSLLLTGLAVTPAGGTPGTPGSPGTSGAPGAAELRGTAVAAARAHEAGLDFGACPGETPAGMRCATVRVPLDYARPSGKHIELTVSRMPATQRDPANSKRKVPRQGALVYNPGGPGASSLNFPVIGVVPEWKRIASAYDLVGYAPRGVAPSGPLSCEKPEEFFKAPSLAPVHPTEAYKRERIARAKAYARGCAERSGGGLEFYNSLNNARDLDVLRAALGESRLTFMGASYGTYVGALYATLFPGHVRRMVLDSAVDPDPAKVWYRANLDQSAAFEYRWADFRDWVARHDDTYGLGTTAAAVQRSYDTASDRLEDRPADGRVGPGQLQNTFLMAGYYDDYWPSRAAALAAYLKGDAKPLVRLAAPSPETAAEAENGSAVYAAVECNDAPWPTDFRVWDRDNTRLARTAPFETWDNAWMNLPCAYWSAPRQRPLDVRTGPGETPPVLILAAERDAATPYDGALELNRRLAGSTLVTERDAGTHGIGGGPNACVNAHLDAYLLEGRLPGRRAACAPRPEPRPTEPAGRGTPERDALKGKGA, encoded by the coding sequence ATGAGAGCTGCCGCCCTGTACTCGGCCGCAGGTTCCTTGCTGCTGACCGGGCTCGCCGTGACCCCGGCGGGCGGCACCCCGGGCACCCCCGGCAGCCCCGGCACCTCCGGCGCACCGGGCGCGGCCGAGCTGCGCGGCACCGCCGTCGCCGCCGCCCGGGCGCACGAGGCCGGCCTCGACTTCGGGGCCTGCCCCGGCGAGACCCCGGCCGGGATGCGCTGCGCCACCGTACGCGTCCCGCTCGACTACGCCCGCCCCTCCGGCAAGCACATCGAGCTGACCGTCAGCCGGATGCCGGCGACCCAGCGCGACCCGGCCAACAGCAAGCGGAAGGTGCCCCGGCAGGGCGCCCTCGTCTACAACCCCGGCGGTCCCGGCGCCTCCAGCCTGAACTTCCCGGTGATCGGCGTGGTCCCCGAGTGGAAGCGGATCGCGTCCGCCTACGACCTCGTCGGGTACGCCCCGCGCGGAGTGGCGCCCTCGGGCCCGCTGTCCTGCGAGAAGCCGGAGGAGTTCTTCAAGGCGCCCTCACTCGCCCCGGTCCACCCGACGGAGGCGTACAAGCGGGAGCGGATCGCGCGGGCGAAGGCGTACGCGCGCGGCTGCGCCGAACGGTCGGGCGGCGGGCTGGAGTTCTACAACTCCCTCAACAACGCCCGCGACCTGGACGTCCTGCGGGCCGCGCTCGGCGAGTCCCGGCTGACCTTCATGGGCGCCTCGTACGGCACCTACGTCGGCGCCCTGTACGCCACCCTCTTCCCCGGCCATGTGCGGCGGATGGTGCTGGACTCGGCGGTGGACCCGGACCCGGCGAAGGTCTGGTACCGCGCCAACCTGGACCAGTCGGCGGCCTTCGAGTACCGCTGGGCGGACTTCCGCGACTGGGTCGCCCGCCACGACGACACGTACGGCCTCGGCACCACGGCGGCCGCCGTCCAGCGCTCCTACGACACCGCGAGCGACAGGCTGGAGGACCGGCCCGCGGACGGCAGGGTGGGTCCGGGCCAGCTCCAGAACACGTTCCTGATGGCCGGGTACTACGACGACTACTGGCCGAGCCGGGCCGCCGCCCTCGCCGCCTATCTGAAGGGCGACGCCAAGCCTTTGGTCCGGCTGGCCGCGCCCAGCCCGGAGACGGCCGCCGAGGCGGAGAACGGCAGCGCGGTGTACGCGGCCGTCGAGTGCAACGACGCCCCCTGGCCGACCGACTTCCGGGTGTGGGACCGCGACAACACCCGCCTCGCCCGCACCGCGCCCTTCGAGACCTGGGACAACGCCTGGATGAACCTGCCGTGTGCCTACTGGTCCGCGCCCAGGCAGCGTCCGCTGGACGTGCGCACCGGTCCCGGTGAGACCCCGCCGGTGCTGATCCTCGCCGCCGAGCGGGACGCCGCCACCCCGTACGACGGGGCGCTGGAGCTGAACCGGCGGCTGGCCGGCTCCACGCTGGTCACGGAGCGGGACGCCGGCACGCACGGCATCGGCGGCGGCCCCAACGCCTGCGTCAACGCCCACCTGGACGCCTACCTGCTCGAAGGCCGCCTGCCGGGCCGCCGCGCCGCGTGCGCCCCGCGCCCGGAGCCGCGCCCCACCGAGCCGGCCGGACGCGGCACCCCGGAGCGGGACGCACTCAAGGGCAAGGGCGCCTAG
- the hemQ gene encoding hydrogen peroxide-dependent heme synthase — protein MSDDAPTTEPGRIPNKGKLAKDLNEVIRYTLWSVFKLKDVLPEDRAGYADEVQELFDQLAAKDVTVRGTYDVSGLRADADVMIWWHAETADQLQEAYNLFRRTRLGRALEPVWSNMALHRPAEFNRSHIPAFLADETPRNYVSVYPFVRSYDWYLLPDEDRRRMLADHGKMARGYPDVRANTVASFSLGDYEWLLAFEADELYRIVDLMRHLRASEARMHVREEVPFYTGRRKSVAELVAGLA, from the coding sequence ATGAGTGACGACGCCCCCACCACCGAGCCCGGCCGCATCCCGAACAAGGGCAAGCTGGCCAAGGACCTCAACGAGGTCATCCGCTACACCCTGTGGTCCGTCTTCAAGCTGAAGGACGTGCTGCCGGAGGACCGCGCGGGCTACGCCGACGAGGTCCAGGAGCTGTTCGACCAGCTCGCCGCGAAGGACGTCACGGTCCGCGGCACCTACGACGTCTCCGGCCTGCGCGCCGACGCCGACGTCATGATCTGGTGGCACGCCGAGACCGCCGACCAGCTCCAGGAGGCGTACAACCTCTTCCGCCGCACCCGGCTCGGGCGCGCGCTGGAGCCGGTGTGGTCGAACATGGCGCTGCACCGCCCGGCCGAGTTCAACCGCTCGCACATCCCGGCGTTCCTCGCCGACGAGACGCCCCGCAACTACGTGAGCGTCTACCCCTTCGTGCGCTCCTACGACTGGTACCTGCTGCCCGACGAGGACCGCCGCCGCATGCTCGCCGACCACGGCAAGATGGCCCGCGGCTACCCGGACGTGCGTGCCAACACGGTCGCCTCCTTCTCGCTGGGCGACTACGAGTGGCTGCTCGCCTTCGAGGCCGACGAGCTGTACCGCATCGTCGACCTCATGCGTCACCTGCGCGCCTCCGAGGCCCGCATGCACGTCCGCGAAGAGGTGCCGTTCTACACCGGCCGCCGCAAGTCGGTGGCCGAACTGGTCGCCGGGCTCGCCTAG
- the hemG gene encoding protoporphyrinogen oxidase translates to MSATGTGTGHVVVIGAGVAGLAAAHRALARGARVTVLEATDRVGGKLLPGEIAGVRVDLGAESMLARRPEAVGLAREVGLGDRLQPPATATASIWTRDALRPMPKGHVMGVPGTAEALSGLLTAEGLARIERDAELPPTEVGDDVAVGEYVAARMGREVVDRLVEPLLGGVYAGDAYRLSLRSAVPQLYQAARTHDTLTAAVRALQAKAAEAGQTGPVFLGIEGGVGTLPLAVAESVRARGGEILTGTPVGELRRDGTGWRVTAGDRVLHADAVVVAVPAPAAAGLLRAEAPAAAAELAAVEYASMALITLAFRRADAALPEGSGFLVPPVDGRTIKAATFASQKWGWIGGEDPDLLVVRTSVGRHHETEILQRDDADLVQVARHDLRAATGLDAQPVATRVTRWTDGLPQYPVGHHARVARVREHIAKLPGLAVCGAQYDGVGIPACIASAHAAVDQLGGDLAGVRELTANPVQSLHGGAGE, encoded by the coding sequence ATGAGCGCAACGGGTACGGGCACGGGCCATGTCGTCGTCATCGGAGCCGGTGTCGCCGGACTGGCCGCCGCCCACCGGGCGCTGGCACGCGGCGCGCGGGTGACGGTGCTGGAGGCCACCGACCGGGTCGGCGGCAAGCTGCTGCCCGGCGAGATCGCGGGCGTCCGGGTCGACCTCGGCGCCGAGTCCATGCTCGCCCGCCGCCCCGAGGCGGTGGGCCTGGCCCGCGAGGTGGGCCTCGGCGACCGCCTCCAGCCCCCGGCCACCGCGACCGCCTCGATCTGGACCCGCGACGCCCTGCGCCCCATGCCCAAGGGCCATGTCATGGGCGTACCCGGCACCGCCGAGGCCCTGTCCGGGCTGCTCACCGCCGAGGGCCTGGCCCGCATCGAGCGGGACGCCGAACTGCCGCCCACCGAGGTAGGCGACGACGTGGCGGTGGGCGAGTACGTCGCCGCCCGCATGGGCCGCGAGGTCGTCGACCGGCTGGTGGAACCCCTGCTCGGCGGGGTGTACGCGGGCGACGCCTACCGCCTCTCGCTGCGCTCGGCCGTCCCCCAGCTCTACCAGGCCGCCCGCACCCACGACACACTCACCGCCGCCGTCCGGGCCCTCCAGGCCAAGGCCGCCGAGGCCGGGCAGACCGGCCCGGTCTTCCTCGGCATCGAGGGGGGCGTCGGCACGCTCCCGCTCGCCGTGGCCGAGTCGGTACGGGCGCGCGGCGGCGAGATCCTCACCGGCACGCCGGTCGGCGAGCTGCGCCGGGACGGCACCGGGTGGCGCGTCACGGCCGGGGACCGCGTGCTGCACGCCGACGCCGTCGTGGTCGCCGTACCCGCGCCCGCCGCGGCCGGTCTGCTGCGCGCCGAGGCCCCGGCGGCCGCCGCCGAGCTGGCCGCCGTGGAGTACGCCTCCATGGCCCTGATCACCCTCGCCTTCCGCCGCGCCGACGCCGCCCTGCCCGAGGGCAGCGGCTTCCTGGTGCCGCCGGTGGACGGCCGCACCATCAAGGCAGCGACCTTCGCCTCGCAGAAGTGGGGCTGGATCGGCGGCGAGGACCCGGACCTCCTGGTGGTGCGCACCTCGGTCGGCCGCCACCACGAGACCGAGATCCTCCAGCGCGACGACGCCGACCTCGTCCAGGTCGCCCGGCACGATCTGCGCGCCGCGACCGGCCTGGACGCCCAGCCCGTCGCCACCCGCGTCACCCGCTGGACCGACGGCCTGCCCCAGTACCCGGTCGGCCACCACGCGCGCGTGGCCCGCGTCCGCGAGCACATCGCCAAGCTCCCCGGACTCGCCGTGTGCGGCGCCCAGTACGACGGCGTGGGCATCCCGGCCTGCATCGCCAGCGCCCACGCGGCCGTCGACCAGCTCGGCGGCGACCTCGCCGGTGTGCGCGAGCTGACGGCCAACCCGGTGCAGAGCCTGCACGGCGGAGCGGGAGAATAG
- a CDS encoding DUF4349 domain-containing protein yields the protein MRTTRQFRVLAGVLLAASLALAGCGAPGGGDSKASSADAPTAAPGAGGSAAEDAGSARRSPRLAPSVIRTASLEVEVRDVPGALAKARRVTEDAGGYVGEESTERDDDSGERTRVVLRVPAERYEEVLGSLQGTGKLLRRTARAQDVTDQVVDVDSRIKSQRASVARVRELMDRAEKLTDVVALEGELSGREADLEALLARQASLKDRTGLATITLSLSGKGAHADAGDDTPGLLDALSGGWHAFWTMLRWIALAVGAVLPFAVLLALLVFLWRRVVRPRFARDPRPAPTAPSGSLPQARPVSESGAPVSGDES from the coding sequence ATGCGTACGACGCGTCAGTTCCGAGTTCTGGCGGGGGTCCTGCTCGCCGCCTCGCTCGCGCTCGCCGGGTGCGGTGCACCGGGCGGCGGCGATTCCAAGGCGTCGAGCGCCGACGCCCCGACGGCCGCTCCGGGCGCGGGCGGCTCCGCGGCCGAGGACGCGGGGTCGGCCCGCCGCTCGCCCCGGCTCGCGCCGAGCGTCATCCGCACCGCCTCGCTGGAGGTCGAGGTGCGGGACGTGCCCGGCGCGCTGGCGAAGGCCCGCCGGGTCACCGAGGACGCGGGCGGTTACGTCGGCGAGGAGAGCACCGAGCGGGACGACGACTCCGGCGAGCGGACCCGTGTCGTCCTGCGGGTTCCGGCGGAGCGGTACGAGGAGGTCCTCGGCTCGCTCCAGGGCACCGGCAAGCTGCTGCGGCGCACCGCGCGGGCCCAGGACGTCACCGACCAGGTGGTGGACGTGGACAGCCGGATCAAGTCGCAGCGGGCCAGCGTCGCCCGGGTCCGGGAGCTGATGGACCGGGCGGAGAAGCTGACCGACGTCGTCGCGCTGGAGGGCGAGCTGAGCGGCCGCGAGGCCGACCTGGAGGCGCTGCTGGCCCGGCAGGCGTCGCTGAAGGACCGCACCGGCCTCGCGACCATCACCCTGTCGCTGTCCGGGAAGGGCGCGCACGCGGACGCCGGCGACGACACGCCCGGCCTCCTGGACGCGCTGTCGGGCGGCTGGCACGCGTTCTGGACGATGCTGCGCTGGATCGCGCTGGCCGTGGGCGCGGTGCTGCCGTTCGCGGTGCTGCTCGCGCTGCTGGTGTTCCTGTGGCGCCGGGTGGTCCGCCCCCGGTTCGCGCGCGACCCGCGCCCGGCACCGACGGCGCCCTCCGGTTCGCTGCCGCAGGCGCGTCCGGTGTCCGAGAGCGGCGCGCCGGTCTCCGGCGACGAGAGCTGA
- a CDS encoding FAD-dependent oxidoreductase, producing MDKREARGGTERLVVIGGDAAGMSAASQARRLRKPDELEIVAFERGHFTSYSACGIPYWVGGDVDDRDQLIARTPEEHRERDIDLRLRTEVTEIDVAGRRVRARDVESGDTYWTSYDKLVIATGARPIRPEMPGADAAGVHGVQTLDDGQALIDTLARTEGRRAVVVGAGYIGVEMAEALIRRGFEVTVVNRGAEPMATLDPDMGRLVRRAMEGMGITMVGDAEVTGLRTGEDGRVRAVTTRDAEYPADVVVMGIGVEPVTGLARAAGLPLGTRGGLLTDLAMRVRGYEDIWAGGDCVEVLNLVSGQEQYIPLGTHANKHGQVIGTDVGGGYATFPGVVGTAVSKVCDLEIARTGLREKDARRAGLQYESVVIESTSRAGYYPGASPMTVKMIAERNTGRLLGVQIVGGEGAGKRVDIAAVALTAGMTVEQMTALDLGYAPPFSPVWDPVLVAARKAVTKVRASR from the coding sequence ATGGACAAGCGTGAGGCACGGGGCGGGACGGAACGGCTGGTCGTGATCGGGGGCGACGCCGCGGGGATGTCCGCGGCGTCGCAGGCGCGCCGGCTGCGCAAGCCGGACGAGCTGGAGATCGTGGCGTTCGAGCGCGGCCACTTCACCTCGTACTCGGCGTGCGGGATCCCCTACTGGGTCGGCGGCGACGTCGACGACCGCGATCAGTTGATCGCGCGTACCCCCGAGGAGCACCGGGAACGGGACATCGACCTCCGGCTGCGCACCGAGGTGACGGAGATCGACGTGGCGGGGCGCCGGGTGCGGGCCCGTGACGTGGAGTCGGGCGACACGTACTGGACTTCGTACGACAAGCTGGTCATCGCCACGGGGGCGCGGCCGATCCGGCCGGAGATGCCGGGGGCGGACGCGGCGGGGGTGCACGGGGTGCAGACCCTGGACGACGGCCAGGCGCTGATCGACACGCTGGCCCGCACGGAGGGCCGGCGCGCGGTGGTCGTCGGCGCGGGGTACATCGGCGTGGAGATGGCGGAGGCGCTGATCCGCCGGGGCTTCGAGGTGACGGTGGTCAACCGGGGCGCGGAACCCATGGCGACGCTCGATCCGGACATGGGCCGGCTGGTGCGCCGGGCCATGGAGGGCATGGGCATCACCATGGTGGGCGACGCCGAGGTGACCGGCCTGCGGACCGGTGAGGACGGCCGGGTCCGCGCGGTGACCACGCGGGACGCGGAGTACCCGGCCGACGTGGTCGTCATGGGCATCGGCGTGGAGCCCGTCACCGGCCTCGCCCGCGCGGCGGGCCTGCCGCTGGGCACCCGGGGCGGACTCCTCACCGACCTCGCCATGCGGGTGCGCGGGTACGAGGACATCTGGGCGGGCGGTGACTGCGTGGAGGTGCTGAACCTGGTCTCCGGGCAGGAGCAGTACATCCCGCTCGGCACCCACGCCAACAAGCACGGCCAGGTGATCGGCACCGACGTGGGCGGCGGTTACGCCACCTTCCCCGGTGTCGTCGGCACGGCGGTCAGCAAGGTCTGTGACCTGGAGATCGCCCGCACCGGACTGCGCGAGAAGGACGCCCGCCGGGCCGGCCTCCAGTACGAGTCGGTCGTCATCGAGTCGACCAGCCGGGCCGGCTACTACCCCGGCGCCTCCCCGATGACGGTCAAGATGATCGCCGAACGCAACACCGGCCGGCTCCTCGGCGTCCAGATCGTGGGCGGCGAGGGCGCGGGCAAGCGGGTCGACATCGCGGCCGTGGCCCTGACGGCCGGCATGACGGTGGAACAGATGACCGCCCTGGACCTCGGCTACGCCCCGCCGTTCTCCCCGGTCTGGGACCCGGTCCTGGTGGCGGCGCGCAAGGCGGTGACGAAGGTGCGCGCGAGCCGGTAG
- a CDS encoding rhomboid family intramembrane serine protease: protein MVIPVHDVNPARRTPYVTYALIAANVLAFLITPGAAGAVGESHLAQLCHLHAFMDQYAAIPKEMIHDSLPRLVPTGDVGTGPGGPGCVMGPPGYDKSPVLSVFTSMFLHGGWLHLLGNLLFLLIFGNNVEDRMGHVRFALFYVVCGYAASYGFALLNAGSGDPLIGASGAIAGVLGAYLVLYPKARVWVLVPFLVFLPLRLPAWVVLGFWFGLQAVYSSGRGVEAGTGTVAYAAHVVGFVAGMLLAWPLKPGTPPPPEPGRLLFGRRARHRQAW, encoded by the coding sequence GTGGTCATACCCGTCCATGACGTCAATCCCGCGCGCCGCACCCCGTATGTGACGTACGCGCTCATCGCCGCCAACGTGCTCGCCTTCCTGATCACGCCCGGCGCGGCCGGCGCGGTCGGGGAGAGTCATCTGGCGCAGCTCTGCCATCTGCACGCCTTCATGGATCAGTACGCGGCGATCCCGAAGGAGATGATCCACGACTCGCTGCCCCGGCTGGTGCCGACCGGGGACGTGGGGACGGGGCCGGGCGGGCCGGGGTGCGTGATGGGGCCGCCGGGTTACGACAAGTCGCCGGTGCTGTCGGTGTTCACGTCGATGTTCCTGCACGGCGGCTGGCTGCATCTGCTGGGCAACCTGCTGTTCCTGCTGATCTTCGGCAACAACGTCGAGGACCGCATGGGCCACGTCCGCTTCGCGCTCTTCTACGTCGTCTGCGGCTACGCGGCGAGCTACGGCTTCGCCCTGCTGAACGCCGGCTCGGGCGATCCGCTGATCGGCGCCTCGGGGGCGATCGCGGGGGTGTTGGGCGCCTATCTGGTGCTGTATCCGAAGGCCAGGGTGTGGGTGCTGGTCCCGTTCCTGGTCTTCCTGCCGCTGCGGCTGCCCGCCTGGGTGGTGCTGGGCTTCTGGTTCGGCCTCCAGGCCGTGTACTCCTCCGGCCGGGGCGTCGAGGCCGGCACCGGGACGGTGGCCTACGCGGCGCACGTCGTCGGCTTCGTGGCCGGGATGCTGCTGGCCTGGCCCCTGAAGCCGGGCACCCCGCCCCCGCCGGAGCCGGGCCGCCTGCTGTTCGGCAGGCGGGCGCGGCACCGTCAGGCGTGGTGA